The genome window ATCCCGATGATCCAGGGCGTGAGAAACTTGAACGCCGCCCGATTGTCCTGTCGCTCGCGGCGCGTCATCTTCCACTTCGCGTCCGGGCGAAACACCCACGTGGCGATGCCCGCGAGCAAAAGCGCTCCCCCAATAAGGCCCGCCGACCAGTTGATCTTTGGTAACTCCTGCTGACGCAAAATCTCGTTGAGCCGCGCCGTGGCGTTGGCTTGACCTTCTTTGAGACCGGCTTCGGCCCCCATCGAGCCGTTGAAAATAACCTCGGTTTTGGAGGCGACAAAGCCGTTGATTTCGCTCCAATAATCCGCACTCGGGGTGAAGACCACGTACGGAATCGCACGATCCGTGAGGATTCGCGACGGCGGATACTTCTCGGCTCGCGGGGCGTCGGCGGCCGGAATCCACGGTTGAGTCACGGCCAGGTGCTGAATCGCGGGCTGAGCCAATCCGGCCCGAGCCATGTCTTTCATGCCGACTTCGCCGGCCATAAACTGGGTGAGCAGCCAAGCTTCCTTGGGATGCTGCGTCGTGTTGACGATCGCGTAACCCGACCCGCCCGTCGGCATCGCGCGAGTGATCTTGCCGGTGCCGTCTTGGTATCCCGGCGCGAGCGCGATATCCCACTCAAAGAACTCTTTGGAACCCGGCACCAGGGTCTTGCGGAAGTTCGGCACCTCCCAGATTCCGCTCTGGAACATGGCGACCTTTTGCTGCAAGAACAGGTTCGAGCTGGACGATTGCAGCACCGAGGTGATTTCCTGCGGGTTGGGCATCCAGCCGCGCTTGTTGGCCAGGTCCGCCGCCCACTGGAACGACTTGATCATCTGCGGATCGGCGTAGTTGAGCTTGGTCGGCTGCTCATCGTTATTCGCGTAGCGCATGCCCTGCGAAAACACGACCACGTCTACCCACGCCATCATCCAGCCCGGGACGAAGCCCCATTGGACGGGTTTGCCCGCCTTGTTTCGCTTCGTCAGTTGTTGCATCACCCACAAGAAATCTTTCTCGCGAAGCTCTGGCCGCGGCTCCCAACTCCAGGTCCAGGAACCATCAGGATAGGGGATTCCGGCCTCGCCGAAGAGGCGCTTGTTGTAGTAGATCAGCCCGATCGGGGCAATGTCGCGCGGCAACACGTACATGCTGCCTTGATAAGTGAAAGCGCGCCGAATCGGCTCGTAATAATCCTCAACCTTAAAGCCCGGAACGTCGCCATAGAATTGCTCAAGCGGCAACAGCACGCCGCGCTTGGCGAACTTTTGATAGAACGGCGGCTCCATCATCGCCACGTCGGGCGCGACTTCGGCCGCGTACTGCGTCAGAAGCTTCTGGGTGTAGATGCCGTACGGAACGTTTTCAAGTTTGACCTTGATATCGGGGTACTTGGCTTCGAATTTGTCGACCGAAGCGCGGATCACCTTCAGCGCTTCGTCCCCGTCCCACACCACAAATCGGATGGTGACGGGGGCCGACACGGCGTGCGCGGCGGCCATCAACAGAACCCAAAGGAGACAGAGTTTGCCGATGACGCCGCGAGCCATGCTATTCGATTGCCAAAGCTTCAATGGTGCGAGTTTGACCTAATCCGGAGGCGGCGATAGGGCCGCTGTGCGGTTTTCCGTCCACGCGAATCTCATGCCGTTTGCCCGGCTCGATCCGAATGTTAAAGGTATCGCCCCGGAACTTGCGCACAAGGCTGATTTCGCCAAGCGCAGGAATGTCAGTCGGTTCGATCACCAATCCGGCAAAGGTCGCGCGAACGCCGATAATCCAGCGCACCGCGGTGCGACGCATCCACGCTGCCGAACCCGTGTACCACGTCCAGCCGGCGCGTCCTTCATAGGGCGAATCCGGTCCATCCACGTTGCCCGGCATTACGAATGGCTCGGCTTCGTAGCTGTCTACATCGCGCAGACCGCGGGTCGGCAACATGCCCTGATACAGTTCGTAGGCGGTGGCCATTTCGCCGCGCTGGGCAAAAGCCTCGATCGCCCACGTGCTCGCGTGGCTGTATACGCCGCCGTTTTCGCGCATGCCCGGCGCGTAGCGAGTGATGTAGCCCACGTAGGGATCCACATTTCGGAACGCGGGCGCGAGGAGCAAGGCACCGTACGGTTTCACCAACCGATCGCGCACGTTATCGAGAGCACGGTCAATGCGCTCGGGCGACCCAATTCCGGTAATGGCGGCCCACGTTTGCGGGTTCAGGAATATGCTGCCTTCGGCGCATTCGGCGGCCCCAAACGGACGGCCATTGTCGCTGGTTCCAGCGATGTACCAATCGCCATCCCAGCCAAACTCCTCCACGGCGGTTTTGAGCGCGGCGGCGCGACTGCGATACTCGGCGGCCTTCGTTGAATCGCCACGGGTGTCAAGCACTCCGGCCATCCCGCCGAGAATCTGATAGAGGAACATCGCGAGCCAAACCGACTCGCCCTTGCCGTCGATGCCGGTGTGGCTGAGGCCGTCGTTCCAATCGCCGGCGCCGATGAGCGGCAGCCCACGCTCCGATTGCCGTGACAGACTACGATCAATCCCGCGCAAGCAGTGATCGAGCAACGTTCCAGATTCGCTACTGAACTGGCGAGTTGCCCGATCGAGGTAG of Chthonomonas sp. contains these proteins:
- a CDS encoding extracellular solute-binding protein, encoding MKLWQSNSMARGVIGKLCLLWVLLMAAAHAVSAPVTIRFVVWDGDEALKVIRASVDKFEAKYPDIKVKLENVPYGIYTQKLLTQYAAEVAPDVAMMEPPFYQKFAKRGVLLPLEQFYGDVPGFKVEDYYEPIRRAFTYQGSMYVLPRDIAPIGLIYYNKRLFGEAGIPYPDGSWTWSWEPRPELREKDFLWVMQQLTKRNKAGKPVQWGFVPGWMMAWVDVVVFSQGMRYANNDEQPTKLNYADPQMIKSFQWAADLANKRGWMPNPQEITSVLQSSSSNLFLQQKVAMFQSGIWEVPNFRKTLVPGSKEFFEWDIALAPGYQDGTGKITRAMPTGGSGYAIVNTTQHPKEAWLLTQFMAGEVGMKDMARAGLAQPAIQHLAVTQPWIPAADAPRAEKYPPSRILTDRAIPYVVFTPSADYWSEINGFVASKTEVIFNGSMGAEAGLKEGQANATARLNEILRQQELPKINWSAGLIGGALLLAGIATWVFRPDAKWKMTRRERQDNRAAFKFLTPWIIGMLVFTIGPMVLSLIMSFADWDIITPAKWRGVGNFTEAGGGDPRFWKTLAVTGIYTVVSVPLGIMFSLMLALLLNAKVRGIALYRTFFYLPSLASVVATALIWRKIFQPDGGLLNAVIYGPDGTRNLFGLGSLLTSVTGSTEPANWLGNEKLALPAFIVMSLWGLGGGMVILLAGLQGIPEMYYEAATIDGAGPVRKFLRITFPLLTPSLFFSLITGVIGSFQTFTSAFVMTSGGPNDATRFYILHLYDQAFTNLRMGYASALAWILFVIIMIFTAVQFKLHKYVFYEAEAK